In Helianthus annuus cultivar XRQ/B chromosome 8, HanXRQr2.0-SUNRISE, whole genome shotgun sequence, a single genomic region encodes these proteins:
- the LOC118481059 gene encoding extensin-like, giving the protein MVRERSDWESYRERMLKRINEFEKSKAAFDEEKAKFDADKKAAEWGREGLKNKIQAAEQQLAKEKAEFKRICEKDNERAFAALNKIVDLEAKVVELTAKVEDAQAAQAAKGQIQCSQKKMPPRMRGRGRGQGAYAAPNDHEAGPSHRRTPSGSHNTDAQNLWRSFTEPARHSVSLKNEPHNSHQSYIPLQGHQSPFDHPSPVFQGLYNPADYLDVPMGFDPLGPEDHFPGGNAMDVDEDTDPSMPPSGTPNHPIEISDGSPFVGSPYNDPDSFEERFRQYDWQQPQQRQQQNPSEDSRLVAVTPPPPPPPVLPPPPPRRRRTNARISARGVVHISTPPHSGGSRYSPLHEEPEMGESSHPVSEVTSAPIPPPPPQDFGDPIPAYTSAAAYNPFEQTIHTGYNFTKDPYWVAANYNSLNPEGTFGGPWATGELTYGYPSYGYQQPQPPQPPHYPLPPQAPMMSPPQVQEILQGINEVRREMRHELREDRRHNRGMFKKMVDLIKGKSKKDY; this is encoded by the exons ATGGTTAGGGAGCGGTCGGATTGGGAGAGCTACCGCGAGCGAATGTTGAAGCGTATTAACGAGTTCGAGAAGTCCAAAGCCGCTTTTGATGAGGAGAAGGCAAAGTTCGATGCTGACAAGAAAGCGGCGGAATGGGGGCGTGAGGGCCTGAAAAACAAAATTCAAGCTGCTGAACAGCAACTGGCTAAGGAGAAAGCCGAGTTCAAGCGCATATGCGAGAAGGACAATGAACGCGCGTTCGCGGCTCTTAACAAGATTGTTGATCTTGAAGCCAAGGTTGTTGAGCTGACTGCGAAGGTCGAGGATGCGCAAGCTGCACAGGCTGCTAAGGGGCAAATTcagt gttcacaaAAAAAAatgccgccacgtatgagaggaagaggaaggggacaagGAGCATATGCAGCCCCAAACGACCATGAAGCCGGACCTTCGCACAGGCGAACACCTTCAGGCTCCCATAACACAGATGCTCAAAATCTGTGGAGGTCTTTTACTGAACCCGCAAGGCACTCGGtttcactga aaaatgagccccacaactctcACCAGTCCTATATTCCTCTCCAAGGACACCAATCACCCTTTGACCACCCATCACCTGTTTTCCAAGGCCTGTACAACCCTGCTGACTACCTTGATGTGCCTATGGGTTTTGACCCACTTGGACCAGAAGACCATTTTCCTGGTGGCAATGCGATGGATGTCGATGAAGATACCGATCCCTCAATGCCACCATCTGGAACTCCGAACCACCCtatcgagatttctgatgggtcacCATTTGTGGGATCACCATACAATGATCCCGACAGCTTTGAGGAGAGATTCAGACAGTATGACTGG CAACAGCCTCAACAGCGGCAGCAGCagaatccttctgaggattcTCGACTTGTCGCGGTCactccaccgccgccaccacctccggttttgcctcccCCGCCTCCGAGGCGAAGACGTACGAACGCACGGATTTCCGCACGTGGGGTAGTGCACATCAGCACCCCTCCACATTCAGGTGGCAGCCGATACTCGCCACTTCACGAAGaaccagagatgggagaatcttcaCATCCCGTCTCAGAAGTAACTTCTGCACCAAtcccgccaccaccaccacaggattTCGGAGACCCAATCCCTGCTTATACTAGCGCGGCAGCATACAATCCCTTCGAGCAGACGATCCACACAGGTTATAACTTTACAAAGGATCCCTACTGGGTAGCTGCGAACTACAACTCTCTCAATCCGGAAggtacttttggaggtccctgggctacgggagaATTGACCTATGGATACCCATCATATGGAtatcagcagccgcagcctcctcaaccaccgcatTATCCGCTACCACCGCAGGCACCGATGATGTCGCCGCcacaagttcaagaaatccttcaaGGGATAAATGAAGTGCGACGAGAGATGCGGCATGAATTACGGGAAGATCGTCGGCATAATCGTGGGATGTTTAAGAAAATGGTGGATTTAATCAAGGGAAAAAGCAAGAAGGACTACTAA